CCTTTAGCGCGCCGAACACCGCGGCGGTCGCGACGATCGTCCAGCCGGCGATCACGGCGACGCCGATGATTTGGGCTGCGAGCACGTCGAGCGCGAACCCGTCGACCGCGACGAACGGGAACGCGAGTGCGCCGAGCACGCCGGCCGAGCCGTGGACCGGGAACACCGCACAGACGTCGTCGATCCGAAGGCGTTTCTCGACGAACTCGAAGACCAGCGGGAGCTGGATACCAGCGAGTAGGCCGACGGCCACGGCTCCGGGCCAGACGATCGCGTCGGTGATCGAGGTGATCGAGACGAGGCCGGCGAGCATCCCGTTGGCGACGTACAGCGTGTCGACCTTCCGGGTCTTCGCGAACGAGGCCGCGCCAGCACCGATCGCGCCCGCGGCCATCCCGAGGGTGGTCGTGAGCGCGACTCGGCCGACGTAGCTGAACGAGCCGAGCTCTGCGGCCCCGCCGGCCATCGCGAGCGGTGCAGCCGCGGTGCCGACGTTGAAGCCGTACCAGCCGAAGCAGAGGATCAGCGTGCCGAGCACGGCGAAGGACATCGAGTGGCCGGGGATCACGTTCACCGAGCCGTCGTCGCCGTAGCGACCGATCCGCGGGCCGAGCACCCACGCCGCCGTCAGGCCCGCGATCCCGCCCATCCCGTGGACGATCATCCCGCCGGCGAAGTCGTGAAAGCCCACGCCGAGGACGCTTGCGAGAAAGCCGCCGGCCCACGTGAAGCCCGTGACCACGGGGTAGATGATCGCCGCGAGCAGGATCGTGTACGCGACGTACGCCCGGAGCTTACACCGACCCGCGACTGCGCCGCTCACGATCGTGGCGGCGGTCATCGCGAACACCGCGCCGAACAGCCAGCTCACCCACGCGGCCGAGTCGCCGCTCCAGACCGCCGTCAGGTCCGCGAGCGTGGCCCCACTGCCGCCAGTGAGCCCGCCGATGACCGACGAGACGCCCGCACCGACGAGGAAGAAGGCCACGACCCCGATCGACCACGTCAGCATGTTCTTCGTGAGCTGGTTGGCGACGTTCTTCGCGCG
The genomic region above belongs to Halococcus salifodinae DSM 8989 and contains:
- a CDS encoding ammonium transporter; translated protein: MIEAGSIPLQASGMEAVVESVNLVWVLTVTFLIFFMHAGFAMLEAGQVRAKNVANQLTKNMLTWSIGVVAFFLVGAGVSSVIGGLTGGSGATLADLTAVWSGDSAAWVSWLFGAVFAMTAATIVSGAVAGRCKLRAYVAYTILLAAIIYPVVTGFTWAGGFLASVLGVGFHDFAGGMIVHGMGGIAGLTAAWVLGPRIGRYGDDGSVNVIPGHSMSFAVLGTLILCFGWYGFNVGTAAAPLAMAGGAAELGSFSYVGRVALTTTLGMAAGAIGAGAASFAKTRKVDTLYVANGMLAGLVSITSITDAIVWPGAVAVGLLAGIQLPLVFEFVEKRLRIDDVCAVFPVHGSAGVLGALAFPFVAVDGFALDVLAAQIIGVAVIAGWTIVATAAVFGALKAVGQARVTPEHERDGLDSSEHGVDTYPEFGLGESGGPVADGGAVHAAADEEVRTDGGLANDGGIKMVTAVVRPDKLGAVKSALAEVGAPSLTVTNVSGRGSQPVKKGQWRGEEYTVDLHQKVKVECVVADIAADEVVEAIIERAATGQPGDGKVFVTSVEDAAQIRTGTRGREAV